The following are from one region of the Ruficoccus sp. ZRK36 genome:
- the ssb gene encoding single-stranded DNA-binding protein, whose amino-acid sequence MASFNKVILLGNLTRDPEVRVTPGGMSICKFGIAVNRTFNTKDGEKREEVTYVDIDAFGRQAEVIAKYLSKGRAVFVEGRLRLDQWDDKSTGEKRSKLGVVLENFQFVGGREDSAGGGYDQSSPPPRTTGRQAPRNEPDVDEDVPF is encoded by the coding sequence ATGGCCTCATTTAACAAAGTCATTCTTCTGGGAAACCTGACGCGCGACCCCGAGGTGCGTGTCACCCCGGGCGGCATGTCCATCTGTAAGTTTGGGATCGCCGTGAACCGTACCTTCAACACCAAGGATGGTGAGAAGCGCGAGGAAGTCACCTACGTCGACATTGACGCCTTCGGGCGTCAGGCCGAAGTCATTGCCAAGTACCTGAGCAAGGGCCGTGCGGTCTTCGTCGAGGGGCGGCTGCGGCTGGACCAGTGGGACGACAAGTCGACCGGCGAGAAGCGCAGTAAGCTCGGTGTCGTGCTGGAGAACTTCCAGTTCGTCGGTGGGCGCGAAGACTCCGCTGGCGGTGGTTACGACCAGAGCTCACCTCCTCCTCGCACCACGGGGCGCCAAGCACCGCGAAACGAGCCGGATGTGGACGAAGACGTACCCTTCTGA
- a CDS encoding 30S ribosomal protein S6 has protein sequence MSDTATQRQYLATVILDTRNYTEAVETLIEKVKDAFSSLGFEVTKVDNLGQKEFIRTPDRHFQAGIYVQYSLSGPAEATTQIHEKFRLDKQVNRILLQSKD, from the coding sequence ATGAGCGACACAGCAACCCAGCGCCAGTATCTGGCCACCGTCATTCTTGACACCCGTAACTACACCGAAGCGGTGGAGACCCTGATCGAAAAGGTCAAGGACGCCTTCTCCAGCCTCGGTTTTGAGGTGACCAAGGTGGATAACCTCGGTCAGAAGGAATTCATCCGCACGCCGGACCGCCACTTCCAGGCAGGCATCTACGTGCAGTACTCCCTGAGCGGCCCGGCCGAAGCCACCACGCAGATCCACGAGAAGTTCCGCCTCGACAAGCAGGTCAACCGCATTCTCCTCCAGTCCAAGGACTAG
- the pth gene encoding aminoacyl-tRNA hydrolase: MSIAVIAGLGNPGTEYNGTRHNIGFAVVDALATEQGAVWKKEKKFQAETAKVSLAGEPVVLMKPLTYVNESGRALGAWLRFHRLTPSAAAVIYDEINLDLGRLKLSVNGSAGGHNGIASLLRDAGAGFLRYRIGIGSKTHPAMDLKDWVLGRFTEAENAVLTTRMPDYTKGLHLLLSRGVDAAMNQLNTRSHSESA, encoded by the coding sequence ATGTCCATCGCCGTTATCGCCGGCCTGGGAAACCCCGGGACGGAGTATAACGGGACACGCCACAACATCGGTTTTGCCGTGGTGGATGCGTTGGCGACCGAGCAGGGAGCGGTCTGGAAGAAAGAAAAGAAGTTCCAGGCCGAAACTGCGAAGGTCAGCCTCGCCGGGGAGCCCGTCGTGCTCATGAAGCCGCTGACGTACGTCAACGAAAGCGGCCGAGCCCTCGGAGCCTGGCTACGTTTCCACCGGCTCACGCCCTCGGCTGCAGCGGTCATCTACGACGAGATCAATCTCGATCTGGGACGGCTCAAGCTCAGCGTGAACGGCAGCGCCGGTGGCCACAACGGGATCGCCAGTCTGCTGCGTGATGCCGGAGCCGGTTTTTTGCGGTATCGCATCGGGATCGGCAGTAAGACCCACCCGGCGATGGATTTAAAAGACTGGGTTCTGGGCCGGTTCACGGAGGCGGAAAATGCCGTCCTGACCACCCGGATGCCCGACTATACCAAAGGCCTGCACCTGCTCCTGAGCCGGGGCGTGGATGCGGCCATGAATCAACTTAACACACGATCACATTCCGAATCAGCATGA
- a CDS encoding 50S ribosomal protein L25: MSEHTLSVSKREGQGRGFSRRLRAQGSIPAVIYGKSGSEKLAVTEKDFMLLMREIGGSATIVTLEDDKGGKTATLIQDTQRNPRTDRFEHIDFLEVSADQEITAQIPVHTHGEAVGVKTGGGSLEIALHEVEVSCLPKNLPEQIDLDVSGLDVGDMIHVSALPKLEGVTYQGDPETVVVMCNAPMAEEAPAEDEAEAAGDDAEAKTGEEA; the protein is encoded by the coding sequence ATGTCAGAACACACCCTATCCGTATCAAAACGCGAAGGTCAGGGCCGGGGCTTTTCCCGCCGCCTGCGCGCACAGGGCAGCATCCCTGCAGTCATCTACGGAAAAAGCGGCTCCGAAAAGCTGGCCGTGACCGAGAAAGACTTTATGCTGCTCATGCGTGAAATTGGAGGCTCGGCCACCATCGTGACCCTCGAGGATGACAAGGGCGGCAAGACCGCGACCCTCATCCAGGACACCCAGCGCAACCCGCGCACCGACCGCTTCGAGCACATCGACTTCCTCGAAGTGAGTGCCGACCAGGAGATCACCGCTCAGATTCCGGTGCACACGCACGGGGAAGCCGTTGGTGTGAAGACCGGCGGAGGCTCGCTGGAAATCGCCCTGCACGAGGTCGAGGTTTCCTGCCTGCCGAAGAACCTGCCCGAGCAGATCGATCTGGATGTCTCCGGCCTCGATGTCGGCGATATGATCCACGTCTCCGCTCTGCCGAAGCTCGAAGGCGTCACCTATCAGGGCGACCCCGAAACCGTCGTTGTCATGTGCAATGCTCCGATGGCTGAGGAAGCTCCTGCTGAGGATGAAGCCGAAGCTGCTGGCGACGACGCCGAAGCTAAAACCGGGGAAGAGGCCTAA
- a CDS encoding helix-turn-helix domain-containing protein: protein MSEIKETLNDDSLLNRKEAAAFCKCSEREISRYVDRGLKKIVFGPRNVRYRLRDLKKFIARHLKTAMA, encoded by the coding sequence ATGAGTGAAATCAAGGAAACACTGAACGACGACAGCCTGCTTAACCGCAAGGAAGCGGCTGCCTTTTGCAAATGCTCCGAGCGGGAGATCTCGCGCTACGTAGACCGGGGGCTGAAAAAGATCGTCTTTGGACCGCGTAACGTGCGTTACCGGCTGCGGGATTTGAAGAAGTTCATCGCGCGTCATCTCAAAACCGCTATGGCCTGA
- a CDS encoding RloB family protein, translating into MNSKRRKPRPLKRDQQQYRDDRLYVVACDDRYAPSQYFSAYRKHFLGARLHVVVIPTEDGTSSAEHVLNRLLDYNIETGDQRWMLLDTDHYIKGTHRKSFMKALSRAGKEGIRVALSRPCFELWLLLHHVNNNDRKFNQITNAKDACSLLDSILGNYNKCRLQMEHFPLSSIPQAVLSASLLDSAVKGGSIPDGNTTRVFQLWQEVVRNASLAQLPDELQELKAKLA; encoded by the coding sequence ATGAACTCTAAGCGGCGAAAACCTCGACCGTTAAAGAGAGACCAACAACAATATCGTGATGATCGGCTTTATGTTGTGGCCTGCGATGATCGCTATGCTCCTTCGCAATATTTTTCAGCCTATCGAAAACACTTCCTTGGTGCGCGTTTGCACGTTGTTGTTATACCCACTGAGGATGGAACATCTTCGGCGGAGCATGTTTTAAACCGGCTCTTGGACTATAATATTGAGACCGGAGATCAACGGTGGATGCTGCTAGATACCGATCACTATATTAAAGGTACGCATCGAAAATCATTCATGAAAGCATTGTCTCGTGCCGGCAAAGAGGGCATTCGTGTTGCATTGAGTCGCCCCTGCTTTGAGTTATGGCTACTCCTTCATCATGTTAATAATAATGATAGAAAATTTAACCAAATAACTAATGCAAAAGATGCATGTAGTCTTTTAGACTCAATTCTTGGTAATTATAATAAGTGTAGGCTGCAAATGGAGCATTTTCCCCTTTCGTCTATTCCGCAGGCCGTATTGTCGGCTAGCCTGCTAGACTCAGCCGTAAAGGGAGGGAGTATCCCCGATGGCAATACTACTCGTGTGTTTCAATTGTGGCAAGAAGTAGTCCGCAATGCATCATTAGCTCAGTTGCCCGATGAGCTTCAAGAGCTTAAGGCGAAATTGGCCTAA
- a CDS encoding ATP-binding protein: MIVTFSVSNFRSFSEEVTFSLVASSRAGNDQKNHLVPIPNSDMSVLRAGVIYGANGSGKSNFCKALEYLRSLALDAQEKGSGTGREPFRFSKENCTDSCFDIQFISNDKLYRFGISVDDDKIIDEWLILIEGKREHVIYERSTDKNGNVTVDGKGLKSADKKLRALTHVGGIKEQSFLATIRATLEQNSFNDSIRDVIQWFDTGITLVTPDSKFKPIGHVLSEDSDFLTFSSDFLHASSTGIDRLNVIKREIKDDEISIYLRSDDFLDKFVKSLPEDSRGVVEIGPTQEISIDKKNGIKFSLINIESIHSHENGEDISMDLSEESDGTQRLLNLLPALHDMKQKNAVFVIDEVERSMHPLLIHKFMEYFLGGCCDGRSQMIVTTHESHLLDQELLRRDEVWFAEKDQRGASKMYSLSDFQPRRDLKIEKNYLEGRFGAIPFLAGIDSLRKRGDALNEL, encoded by the coding sequence ATGATTGTTACGTTTTCAGTTTCTAACTTCCGATCGTTTAGCGAAGAAGTTACATTTTCTCTTGTTGCCAGTTCTAGAGCAGGTAATGACCAAAAAAACCATTTAGTGCCTATTCCAAATAGCGACATGTCTGTATTACGGGCTGGCGTAATTTATGGAGCAAATGGTTCTGGAAAGTCTAATTTTTGCAAAGCATTAGAGTATTTAAGGTCATTAGCCTTAGACGCTCAAGAAAAAGGCAGTGGAACCGGAAGAGAACCGTTTAGGTTTTCCAAGGAAAATTGCACAGATAGTTGCTTTGATATTCAGTTCATTTCCAATGATAAGCTTTATCGGTTTGGGATTTCAGTTGATGATGATAAAATTATAGATGAGTGGTTGATCCTCATAGAAGGCAAACGAGAACATGTAATTTACGAGCGATCGACAGATAAGAACGGCAATGTGACAGTGGATGGAAAGGGGCTTAAGTCTGCAGATAAAAAGCTTCGAGCACTAACGCATGTCGGTGGAATCAAGGAGCAATCTTTCTTGGCTACAATACGAGCAACCTTGGAGCAGAATAGTTTTAATGATTCTATTCGTGATGTCATTCAGTGGTTCGACACTGGCATTACATTGGTAACGCCCGACAGTAAGTTTAAGCCAATTGGGCATGTATTAAGCGAGGACAGCGATTTCTTAACGTTTTCTAGTGATTTTTTGCATGCATCATCAACTGGCATTGACAGGCTTAATGTAATAAAGAGGGAAATTAAGGATGACGAAATCAGCATCTACTTGAGATCGGATGATTTTTTAGACAAATTCGTTAAAAGCCTCCCTGAGGACAGTAGGGGAGTTGTTGAAATTGGACCGACTCAAGAAATATCCATAGATAAGAAAAATGGCATCAAATTTTCCTTAATTAACATTGAGTCAATTCATAGTCATGAGAATGGAGAAGACATCTCCATGGACCTTTCGGAAGAGTCTGATGGAACGCAGCGATTACTTAATTTATTGCCAGCACTTCACGATATGAAGCAAAAGAATGCAGTATTTGTTATCGACGAAGTCGAGCGTAGTATGCATCCATTGCTTATACATAAGTTTATGGAGTATTTTCTCGGTGGATGCTGTGATGGCCGAAGCCAGATGATCGTGACAACACATGAGTCGCACTTGCTCGATCAAGAGTTGCTTAGGCGGGATGAGGTTTGGTTTGCTGAAAAAGATCAGCGAGGTGCTAGTAAGATGTATTCACTATCGGACTTTCAGCCTCGGAGAGATCTTAAAATCGAAAAAAATTATCTAGAAGGACGCTTTGGGGCCATTCCTTTCTTGGCTGGCATTGATAGCTTACGAAAAAGGGGGGATGCATTAAATGAACTCTAA
- a CDS encoding putative toxin-antitoxin system toxin component, PIN family → MNVPVWVIDTNVLVSAVLTPGGNCDKILRAAIEGKIRLAWSSQILAEYRMVLSRPKFKLPPTIVATILTSFGPATQVTPSEAPELPDPDDEVFLGTALSTPDQILVTGNTAHFPPKTCAPVQILTPAEAVRLLAGG, encoded by the coding sequence ATGAACGTCCCCGTATGGGTCATTGACACCAACGTTTTAGTGTCTGCCGTCCTCACGCCGGGCGGCAACTGCGACAAGATCCTCCGCGCTGCCATCGAGGGAAAGATACGCCTCGCGTGGTCCTCGCAAATACTCGCTGAGTACCGAATGGTTTTATCGCGCCCCAAATTCAAGCTGCCGCCTACCATCGTGGCCACCATTCTTACATCGTTCGGCCCCGCCACACAGGTTACCCCCTCCGAAGCCCCCGAACTTCCCGACCCCGACGACGAAGTTTTCTTGGGCACGGCCCTGAGCACTCCCGATCAAATTCTAGTGACTGGAAACACCGCCCATTTCCCGCCCAAAACCTGCGCCCCGGTCCAGATATTAACGCCTGCGGAGGCCGTTCGATTGCTAGCTGGAGGCTAA
- a CDS encoding type II toxin-antitoxin system prevent-host-death family antitoxin — MVSFISTRELSKQPGRVMRKANAEGPQVITQNGVPAAYLVPASGNGIESDLDALRRLLMSRALDAAQAEAARTGASELTMDEIDAEIAAARSERKARKQKTKQA; from the coding sequence ATGGTATCGTTTATATCCACTCGCGAGCTTTCCAAGCAGCCCGGCAGGGTCATGCGCAAGGCCAACGCCGAAGGCCCCCAGGTCATCACTCAGAACGGGGTGCCTGCGGCCTACCTCGTTCCGGCCAGCGGCAACGGCATAGAGTCTGATCTGGACGCGCTGCGCCGCCTGCTCATGAGTCGGGCACTGGATGCCGCGCAGGCAGAAGCCGCCCGCACCGGAGCCAGTGAGCTGACGATGGACGAGATTGACGCCGAAATCGCCGCTGCCCGCAGCGAACGCAAAGCCCGCAAGCAGAAAACCAAGCAGGCATGA
- a CDS encoding replication endonuclease, whose product MSTHKKAPAMRQHGEGQTSEAENLSNGADYIRPTSSCQAPARDDEAARSTPEGVPALPGGPEGGAAALPCLKKNNSITEAANALRQHPPEMVHKVDGPRIWLNLPDGSQRRFGPPTQGELKKNFALEKNIEYMANHFGIERLGFLTLTFADNVTDFREAQRRFNSLATNILRKNFEAWVIVVEPQKRGAVHYHLVVVCRSDIRTSFDFTAFRECQNEYRTNGKTARFYALLKQYATTASPELRHLWAHLREVAGHYGFGRCELLPIRSNAEGIAKYVGKYLEKGSQFRGEQFKGARMVRYSRGWRAVTQTFAWLDTGREWRKLVAQLAHILGCDSLDALKERLGKKWAYHALNLLKTFPDATPLELAVVLGGIIRRPSSIET is encoded by the coding sequence ATGAGCACCCACAAAAAAGCCCCCGCCATGCGGCAACACGGCGAAGGGCAAACATCGGAAGCGGAAAACCTCTCGAATGGTGCTGATTACATTCGGCCAACGAGTAGCTGTCAAGCTCCCGCGAGGGACGACGAGGCAGCGCGGAGCACGCCGGAGGGCGTGCCCGCACTGCCCGGCGGCCCCGAGGGCGGCGCAGCCGCCCTTCCTTGTCTAAAGAAAAACAACTCAATAACAGAGGCAGCCAATGCTCTGAGGCAACACCCGCCGGAGATGGTTCACAAGGTGGACGGGCCAAGAATCTGGCTCAACCTGCCGGACGGGTCACAACGCCGTTTCGGGCCTCCGACTCAGGGTGAACTCAAGAAGAACTTCGCGCTGGAAAAGAATATCGAGTACATGGCGAATCATTTTGGAATTGAGCGGCTGGGCTTCCTGACGCTGACCTTTGCCGATAACGTGACAGACTTCCGCGAAGCGCAACGGCGTTTCAATTCGCTGGCGACAAACATTCTGCGCAAGAACTTTGAAGCGTGGGTGATTGTGGTCGAGCCACAGAAGCGCGGGGCCGTGCATTATCATCTGGTCGTTGTCTGCCGGTCGGACATTCGTACGAGCTTTGACTTCACAGCCTTTCGGGAATGTCAGAACGAATACCGCACCAACGGCAAGACCGCGCGTTTCTATGCCCTGCTCAAGCAATACGCCACCACGGCTTCCCCTGAACTGCGCCACCTCTGGGCACACTTGCGAGAAGTAGCCGGACACTACGGCTTTGGCCGGTGCGAACTCCTGCCGATCCGCTCCAATGCTGAGGGCATTGCCAAGTACGTCGGTAAGTACCTGGAGAAGGGCAGCCAGTTCCGGGGCGAGCAATTCAAAGGTGCCCGCATGGTCCGCTACTCACGGGGCTGGCGTGCGGTCACTCAGACGTTTGCATGGCTGGATACCGGCAGAGAGTGGCGCAAGCTCGTTGCCCAACTCGCCCATATCCTCGGCTGCGACTCACTCGACGCCCTCAAGGAACGCCTCGGCAAGAAATGGGCCTACCACGCCCTGAACCTCCTCAAGACCTTCCCTGACGCTACACCGCTTGAGCTGGCCGTTGTTTTGGGCGGAATAATTCGCAGGCCATCATCCATAGAGACGTAA
- a CDS encoding site-specific integrase, which produces MKRRPIFKRTRRVNGKVVESEYYYGRYRVQGGKGYKAVPLETTDYEVAEKRLREFKKVLELRHEGLPIPSHLWGAPTRSVETLLDQYNATLTGKDRSEKHVRDTVNRIRTVTDYCKWESISEISAVGFENWRSSTPMDKRRGIPLGVKTLIEYQNSLSAFCNWLRSLGYLERNPLEFVEKGEMRGNERKLRREWSDEEFETFMELGKPPKRADYRDAVWIIRWTGLRKNEMQTLRWGDVFIDGRKRFLIVRAKNSKNRLEESVPLMRKVVEKLRQMRPADYKPEDRILNYRIPGSEQLRMDLKRCGLQYRNDFGDLDFHALRHTFGYWLAERDVSMTKIQAILRHKDSRTTEKHYVNVPKLAQKMTLAEIFDGPTEEAKALTEDLTNSFGSEGQLQSHCDTRKDESGLLQKLDEKVDSLIQALSGTIGINLKMAARAGIEPAIIVH; this is translated from the coding sequence ATGAAGCGCCGCCCCATCTTCAAACGTACACGGCGCGTAAACGGCAAGGTCGTCGAATCCGAATACTACTATGGCCGTTACCGTGTGCAGGGAGGCAAAGGCTACAAGGCCGTCCCCCTGGAGACCACCGACTACGAAGTCGCCGAAAAGCGGCTCCGTGAGTTCAAGAAGGTCCTTGAACTGCGCCACGAGGGCTTACCCATCCCCTCGCACCTCTGGGGTGCTCCTACGCGCTCGGTTGAGACCCTGCTTGACCAATACAACGCAACCCTGACCGGCAAAGATCGAAGCGAAAAGCATGTCCGCGACACGGTAAACCGGATCAGGACCGTGACCGATTACTGTAAGTGGGAATCGATCTCCGAAATCTCGGCGGTGGGCTTCGAGAACTGGCGCTCAAGCACCCCGATGGACAAGCGGCGCGGTATCCCGCTCGGTGTAAAAACGCTGATCGAATATCAAAATAGCCTCTCGGCCTTCTGCAACTGGCTGCGCAGCCTCGGCTACCTTGAGAGAAACCCGCTGGAGTTCGTCGAGAAGGGCGAAATGCGCGGCAACGAACGCAAGCTCCGGCGCGAGTGGTCCGATGAGGAGTTTGAGACCTTCATGGAACTGGGCAAGCCACCCAAACGCGCCGACTATCGGGACGCGGTTTGGATCATCCGCTGGACCGGTTTACGCAAAAACGAAATGCAAACGCTCCGCTGGGGAGACGTGTTTATCGATGGCCGCAAGCGGTTCCTGATCGTCCGCGCCAAGAACTCCAAAAACAGGCTGGAGGAAAGCGTTCCTCTAATGCGCAAGGTTGTTGAAAAGCTCCGTCAGATGCGCCCGGCCGACTACAAGCCCGAAGACCGGATTTTGAACTACAGGATTCCCGGCTCTGAGCAACTGCGGATGGATTTAAAGCGTTGCGGGCTGCAATATCGCAATGATTTTGGTGATTTGGACTTCCACGCCCTGCGCCACACCTTCGGCTACTGGTTGGCCGAACGGGATGTTTCCATGACCAAGATTCAGGCGATCCTGAGGCACAAAGACTCCCGCACCACTGAGAAACACTACGTTAACGTGCCTAAGCTGGCCCAGAAGATGACCCTCGCTGAAATCTTCGACGGTCCGACAGAAGAGGCAAAAGCGTTGACTGAAGATTTGACTAACTCTTTCGGCTCAGAGGGGCAATTGCAGTCACATTGTGACACAAGAAAGGACGAAAGCGGCCTTTTGCAAAAGCTTGATGAAAAGGTAGATAGTCTCATTCAGGCGCTATCTGGCACGATAGGTATCAACCTGAAAATGGCTGCCCGGGCTGGGATCGAACCAGCGATAATCGTTCACTAA
- a CDS encoding helix-turn-helix domain-containing protein has product MIAADTAISIEQVAKVLGISRRSVYRLIADGKLPKPLKDRGHARLLRSDVDQYLESIRRGRK; this is encoded by the coding sequence ATGATTGCTGCCGATACCGCCATTTCGATTGAGCAAGTCGCCAAGGTTCTCGGGATTTCACGCCGGAGCGTTTACCGGCTGATTGCCGACGGTAAGTTACCCAAGCCGCTTAAAGATCGTGGTCATGCCCGCCTGTTGCGTTCTGATGTCGATCAGTATCTCGAAAGTATACGAAGGGGCCGCAAATGA
- a CDS encoding DUF1883 domain-containing protein encodes MKFTHYNLGQMKGGEIIEVTLQGSAANVRLMDSSNFNAYKSGRRHTYYGGLVKRSPYRVQVPRGGQWHITVDMAGLIGTVRSSIRQLPQALPTAHEAPLSSVPSLVHGFPHESSDADAREFDVFISHASEDKDEVVRPLALALQAGGLKVWYDEFELKIGDSLRRKIDTGLAKSRFGIVVFSKVFLSKGWTNYELDGLVTRSVNGEQEILPIWHNVTKKEIIEYSPSLADRLARSTSTHTVEEIADEIIDLIQGH; translated from the coding sequence ATGAAATTTACACACTATAATCTGGGTCAAATGAAGGGAGGGGAAATAATCGAGGTCACTCTTCAGGGAAGTGCTGCAAATGTGCGCTTGATGGACTCTAGCAATTTCAACGCTTATAAATCTGGACGACGACATACCTATTATGGCGGATTGGTCAAGAGATCTCCCTACCGAGTTCAGGTCCCCCGAGGAGGACAATGGCACATAACCGTTGACATGGCTGGACTCATAGGAACCGTTCGGTCATCGATAAGACAATTGCCACAAGCTCTACCCACAGCGCATGAAGCTCCGTTGTCATCAGTACCTTCATTAGTCCATGGCTTCCCCCATGAGTCATCCGATGCCGATGCAAGAGAATTCGATGTATTTATATCACATGCGTCTGAAGACAAAGATGAAGTAGTTCGCCCGCTGGCTCTCGCTCTACAGGCAGGTGGCCTAAAAGTCTGGTACGATGAGTTTGAGTTGAAAATTGGTGATAGTCTACGTCGGAAAATTGATACCGGTTTGGCAAAGAGTCGCTTTGGTATAGTAGTTTTTTCGAAAGTATTTCTTTCTAAGGGATGGACAAACTATGAGCTAGATGGATTGGTCACTCGATCTGTAAATGGTGAACAGGAAATCCTCCCTATTTGGCATAATGTCACTAAAAAAGAAATTATAGAATATAGTCCGTCCCTTGCAGATCGTCTTGCGCGGAGCACATCGACTCACACCGTTGAAGAGATTGCAGACGAGATCATTGACTTAATCCAAGGGCATTAA
- a CDS encoding sugar O-acetyltransferase produces MSDIFCRLRNGETVAFNDPEYHKLRDASFATKKLIVQLNQSSDSEEIRALLSQITGTEIDPSTAVFTPFQINYGKHTKIGKNVFINFDCVFLDLGGITIEDGVFIAPKVSLLSEGHPISPKERHSLTVAPILIKKNAWIGANASIMPGVTIGENSIVAAGAVVTKDVPDNCIVAGVPAKMIRSIE; encoded by the coding sequence ATGAGTGATATTTTCTGCCGACTTCGGAATGGCGAGACCGTCGCCTTCAACGACCCTGAATACCACAAGCTTCGCGACGCCTCGTTCGCCACAAAGAAGTTAATCGTCCAGCTCAATCAATCCTCCGATTCAGAAGAAATACGTGCCTTACTGAGCCAGATAACAGGCACGGAGATCGATCCAAGCACCGCCGTTTTCACTCCCTTTCAGATCAATTACGGCAAGCATACGAAAATCGGTAAGAACGTCTTCATCAACTTCGACTGCGTATTTCTGGATCTCGGAGGAATAACGATCGAAGACGGTGTTTTTATTGCGCCAAAAGTAAGCCTCCTCTCCGAAGGGCATCCCATATCCCCCAAAGAACGACACTCGCTCACTGTCGCGCCTATACTTATCAAGAAGAACGCCTGGATCGGTGCCAATGCGAGCATAATGCCCGGCGTGACGATCGGGGAAAACTCGATTGTTGCCGCAGGCGCGGTCGTCACGAAAGACGTCCCCGATAACTGTATCGTCGCAGGCGTCCCCGCCAAGATGATCCGCAGTATCGAATAA